The genomic stretch CTCTTGGAGGAGCCGCCACACGATAAGCAGCACGTCAAGCAGTCTCTGCTGCGCTTCCAGCAGGGCACGGCCACCGCACGCATAAGCATCGACAATCCGCAATACTTGCTGGCGAAGAATATCACGATTGTCGCAGCGCACTGCCTCCAAAACTTGCTTCTCCACTTCCAAATAAGAAGCTTCGTCAATGGAGGTATGCTTCAAATCTTCGTAAAAACAGTGCTTGGCCGGCAGACTGAGATCCGCTGATGCCAGCAGCGCTTCATGATACGATAGCCGAATATTATCCAGTTCATCCACCGGAGTGCCTATACCGACAAACAATGCGAAGTGAGGATGATTGTGCATGCGGTTCAGCAGCTTGCGCAGCATAAGCGCTGCTTGCGAACGATAGGATTGTCCGCCGCTCACCCCGCTTGGGTGCAGCAGGATTACGGGAATCTGCCGGGCGACCATTGGACCTACTCTCGCCTGTGCATGCATATGAATCACTTGCTTCAGGACGCGGTAACAGGCGCACTCTTCTTCCCTCCCCAAGCCTGCATCTTCCTGACGGGCGACCACAGTCAGGACAGCCACGGTATACTGAACAGACTGGTCAGCGCAGGGCAGCATCTCAGCCACATGCACTTCATGCACATGATCGAACAGGAGTTGGGTGACGAAATCGGCTTCAGCGATTGGCAGCAGCCTCTCCAGACGATCCCGCTCTTGCTCCCGCCGTCCCTCCTCCCTGCGTTCCTCCTGCAGTGCATCAACTACCGCACGCACGGTTTGTACAATATCTGCCGGCCTGGTCGGTTTGAGCAGGTAATCCTTCACTCCCAGTCGGATAGCCTGACGGGCATATTCGAAATCATCGTAAGCCGAAACCATGATGCATGTAACTCCCGGGCGCTTCCCCCGAATCCGCGCCAATGCTTCCAGCCCATCCATGCCAGGCATGCTGATATCCATCAGAATGAGATCAGGTTCAAGCAGTTCCGCCTGTTCCACGGCAATTCTCCCGCTCGGTGCCAAGCCAACTACCTTCACATCCGGCAGTCCTTCCTCAATGATTCGCTGCAAGGCCATTCGTTCTATATGCTCGTCATCCGCGATCAGCAGCTTGATCATGAAGCCCAGCCCCCTTCGGCAATTTCATCGTGAAGCAAGAACCAGTTTCAGAAGAGCTTGTAATCTGCATAATATCCTCCTGCCCATAGTACAGACGGAGCCTCTGAATCACGTTGCCCAGACCAATGCCCGTGGAATGCCCTTTGCCGCTGTCCACGCTTCTC from Xylanibacillus composti encodes the following:
- a CDS encoding response regulator is translated as MIKLLIADDEHIERMALQRIIEEGLPDVKVVGLAPSGRIAVEQAELLEPDLILMDISMPGMDGLEALARIRGKRPGVTCIMVSAYDDFEYARQAIRLGVKDYLLKPTRPADIVQTVRAVVDALQEERREEGRREQERDRLERLLPIAEADFVTQLLFDHVHEVHVAEMLPCADQSVQYTVAVLTVVARQEDAGLGREEECACYRVLKQVIHMHAQARVGPMVARQIPVILLHPSGVSGGQSYRSQAALMLRKLLNRMHNHPHFALFVGIGTPVDELDNIRLSYHEALLASADLSLPAKHCFYEDLKHTSIDEASYLEVEKQVLEAVRCDNRDILRQQVLRIVDAYACGGRALLEAQQRLLDVLLIVWRLLQERGSDVDKPYFASQSATYAQLRAATSILLERLLASADEQRQAMQPEAFANLKSYIMDHAHKDLSLESIARHVQRSPYYVSKLFKEHFGMNYIDYLTACRIEKAKQLMLDKEKSLKAIAVEVGYHNPNYFSRVFKKICGNSPTAYRARLFGGS